A stretch of bacterium DNA encodes these proteins:
- a CDS encoding FliA/WhiG family RNA polymerase sigma factor: MAKAKKTAVEAYKTVDDYEKEELIKSYLPLVKKVVHRLSGRLPKDVDLKEMLNSGIIGLVDALEKYDPKHETNFSTYAQFRIRGAILDSFRSQDWLPRSLRFKSHKIESAYQRVEQRLGRSANDEEVAAELGVGVEEFQKLLGEVGSVVMLSFEELGFGHGEERFQADDWIASNSGDPLNSLLGGEKVNLIARALDRLPEKERLVISLYFYEELNLKEIGEILGVTESRASQVRSRALIRLKNYLRHAF, encoded by the coding sequence GTGGCTAAGGCAAAAAAGACAGCTGTTGAGGCCTATAAAACAGTTGATGACTATGAGAAGGAAGAGCTCATCAAGAGTTATCTGCCTCTGGTAAAGAAAGTTGTACATCGTCTTTCAGGAAGGCTGCCGAAAGATGTGGACCTCAAAGAGATGTTGAATTCAGGTATTATTGGTCTCGTGGATGCGCTTGAAAAGTATGATCCCAAGCATGAAACCAATTTTTCAACGTATGCACAGTTTCGGATTCGCGGTGCGATTCTAGATAGTTTTCGATCCCAAGATTGGCTTCCACGCTCGCTCCGATTTAAGTCACATAAAATTGAGTCAGCATATCAGCGGGTTGAGCAACGCCTTGGTCGTTCGGCTAATGATGAAGAGGTCGCAGCTGAGCTAGGAGTGGGAGTAGAGGAATTTCAGAAGTTGCTCGGAGAAGTTGGCAGTGTCGTTATGCTAAGCTTTGAGGAGTTAGGTTTTGGACATGGTGAAGAGCGATTTCAGGCAGATGATTGGATTGCTTCAAATTCAGGAGATCCTCTCAATTCACTATTGGGCGGAGAAAAGGTGAACTTGATAGCGCGTGCGCTTGATCGTCTCCCAGAAAAGGAGCGATTGGTCATCAGTCTTTACTTTTATGAAGAGTTGAATCTGAAAGAAATAGGGGAGATTCTTGGTGTAACTGAATCTCGGGCTTCCCAGGTAAGATCAAGAGCCCTTATCCGCCTAAAGAACTACCTGCGACACGCATTTTAG
- the flhA gene encoding flagellar biosynthesis protein FlhA, which translates to MVSSSNARSLKASSVPLALIGILTILIIPIPTALLDIFLALNITLSLVVLFVALYMGRAIDFTSFPALLLVTTLFRLSMNVASTRLILLNGDQGLDAAGQVIQAFGQFVVGGNFVIGVVIFIAISIVNLKVITKGSSRIAEVAARFTLDAMPGKQMAIDSDLNTGIISEEEAKSRRKEISQEAEFYGAMDGAAKFVTGDAVAGLFITGINIVGGLFIGMIQKNMDWMVAAETYTLLTIGDGLVSQIPSIIISTSSGLIVARAASGDDLGNEVLSQLGRTTKPLFLASAVCLGLGIVPGLPFIPFTVLSMVCGGVGLVRRSALKQEAASGTGKGTSGGQEPSGVTGAGESDSDAPRPGSTEEVAGLLGVDTLELEVGYELVSLVEGGELVERIRSLRRQFAIDYGFIVPPIHIRDNVRIGACEYKFLLKGGVLGAGELKSNHLLAMDPGTVSSPLDGIPTKEPAFGLDALWVPDSEKERAQFSGYTVVDLSTVVTTHLTEMIRANMHELIGRQETQYLLDKLAEDHPKVVEELIPAVLTLGQVQQVLQALLREQVSIRDFRTVIETVADWAPNVKQPEKLAEFVRRRLARVITEKYSTEDGRLPLASLNPSLERDLGSVLQQTDEGSYLALEPGSAQKLINILNNAANKFVEQGLTPVILAPNHIRAALARFVERFAPGYAVISHQEIAPHVRVQSLGVIGIDEALGN; encoded by the coding sequence ATGGTATCATCTAGTAATGCACGTTCATTGAAAGCAAGCTCGGTTCCTCTCGCGCTCATCGGCATTTTAACGATTCTTATTATTCCGATACCGACAGCCCTGCTGGATATTTTTCTTGCTTTGAATATTACATTATCCCTAGTTGTGCTCTTTGTTGCGCTATATATGGGAAGAGCTATCGACTTTACTTCTTTTCCAGCTCTATTACTGGTTACCACTCTTTTTCGTCTTTCGATGAACGTCGCTTCGACTCGTCTCATCTTGCTCAATGGCGACCAAGGATTAGATGCTGCTGGTCAGGTTATTCAAGCATTCGGGCAATTCGTTGTAGGAGGAAACTTTGTCATTGGAGTCGTAATTTTCATAGCGATTAGTATCGTTAACTTAAAAGTTATCACAAAGGGTTCGAGTAGAATTGCAGAAGTGGCCGCTCGTTTCACATTGGATGCGATGCCTGGTAAGCAGATGGCAATAGATTCTGACTTGAATACTGGAATTATTAGTGAGGAGGAAGCAAAGAGCCGCCGAAAAGAAATTTCACAAGAGGCAGAATTCTACGGTGCAATGGATGGTGCCGCCAAGTTTGTCACGGGGGATGCGGTAGCTGGATTGTTTATAACTGGTATTAATATAGTGGGTGGGCTATTCATCGGAATGATCCAAAAGAATATGGATTGGATGGTAGCAGCCGAGACATATACGCTACTCACAATAGGTGATGGATTAGTCAGTCAAATCCCCTCGATTATTATCTCAACTTCATCCGGACTCATCGTCGCCCGAGCAGCCTCGGGAGATGATCTTGGGAATGAAGTTCTCAGCCAACTTGGAAGGACAACTAAGCCACTATTCCTCGCTTCAGCAGTTTGTCTTGGTCTAGGAATTGTGCCTGGACTTCCCTTCATACCATTTACAGTACTTTCAATGGTATGTGGAGGGGTGGGCCTTGTTCGACGTTCTGCTTTGAAGCAAGAAGCAGCTTCTGGAACAGGCAAAGGCACGTCAGGTGGTCAGGAGCCTAGTGGAGTTACGGGAGCAGGAGAAAGTGATTCGGATGCGCCACGACCAGGTAGCACTGAGGAAGTCGCAGGACTACTTGGAGTAGATACTTTAGAACTGGAAGTTGGTTATGAACTTGTGTCTCTGGTTGAGGGCGGCGAACTCGTTGAACGAATCCGCTCACTCAGAAGACAGTTTGCTATCGATTATGGATTCATCGTTCCTCCTATTCATATACGAGATAATGTCCGCATTGGTGCTTGTGAATACAAGTTCTTGCTCAAAGGAGGAGTCTTGGGGGCCGGCGAGCTTAAGTCTAATCATTTATTGGCAATGGATCCAGGAACCGTTTCTTCTCCACTCGATGGAATTCCAACAAAAGAGCCGGCATTCGGACTCGATGCTCTATGGGTACCAGACTCTGAAAAGGAGCGCGCACAATTCTCGGGATATACCGTTGTAGACCTTTCCACTGTTGTTACGACTCATCTGACAGAGATGATACGCGCTAATATGCATGAACTCATTGGAAGACAAGAAACTCAATATCTACTTGATAAGCTCGCAGAGGATCATCCAAAGGTAGTTGAAGAGCTTATACCTGCTGTTCTTACCCTTGGGCAAGTTCAACAAGTTCTTCAAGCACTTTTACGTGAGCAAGTAAGTATTCGTGACTTCCGTACCGTAATCGAAACGGTAGCTGATTGGGCGCCAAATGTGAAGCAGCCTGAAAAGCTGGCAGAATTCGTCCGCCGTAGACTCGCAAGAGTAATTACCGAAAAATATTCAACGGAGGACGGACGATTACCGTTGGCGAGTCTAAATCCATCACTGGAAAGAGACCTTGGTAGTGTCTTGCAGCAGACCGATGAGGGCTCATACTTAGCACTAGAGCCTGGAAGTGCACAAAAGCTCATCAACATCTTGAATAATGCAGCAAACAAGTTCGTGGAGCAGGGACTCACTCCGGTGATTCTTGCTCCGAATCACATACGTGCAGCTTTAGCGCGATTTGTAGAGAGATTTGCTCCGGGCTATGCAGTGATAAGCCATCAGGAAATAGCTCCGCATGTGAGAGTTCAGTCTTTGGGAGTTATTGGTATTGATGAGGCTCTCGGTAATTAA
- a CDS encoding sensor histidine kinase encodes MTKSEASMLTILIVDSSSVHQQEVCTFLRKSHPEASIISADDCHSAEALLSTESIDIVVIDFQDCSEQEKQTFFVTVKTVDYEPSIVVVENTTSEENTFRLYEAGCYRVIKRSPMWLHELDSTMLALIRTRQIANENLLLRSKLTESNMLLEEKNRRLNHFTMTLAHDIRAPLAALAMRLEYILEGYEKEFPEKYKKLMSSGLSSTERLISLVQSLYEHATLGAEATKMERCCLKSIIQNVVSDLALYERDNFEMVVDALPAIWGNNALLYQLLMNLIGNAVKYNDKVEQKIAIRSLGIKQRPLGQFLEIELQDNGPGIRANIREEVFSLFQRGKSDSTTRDGAGIGLATAKHIVELHGGSIEIVDSMDPALGATFHIALPLQSIPAPI; translated from the coding sequence ATGACCAAGAGCGAAGCGTCGATGCTTACCATACTCATAGTAGACTCTTCTTCCGTCCATCAACAGGAGGTCTGCACATTCCTTAGAAAGAGCCATCCAGAAGCCTCAATAATCAGTGCCGATGATTGTCATTCAGCGGAAGCACTGCTTAGCACCGAATCCATTGATATCGTAGTAATCGACTTTCAAGATTGCTCTGAACAAGAAAAACAGACATTTTTTGTGACGGTAAAAACAGTAGACTATGAGCCTTCCATTGTCGTAGTTGAGAATACGACTTCAGAAGAAAATACTTTCCGTTTATATGAAGCTGGATGCTATAGAGTCATCAAGAGGAGTCCTATGTGGCTCCACGAGTTAGACTCGACAATGCTTGCCTTAATAAGGACACGTCAGATTGCCAATGAGAATCTCTTGCTTCGTAGTAAGCTCACCGAGTCGAATATGCTACTTGAGGAGAAGAACCGGCGGCTTAATCACTTCACTATGACGCTCGCTCATGACATCCGCGCTCCGTTAGCTGCCCTTGCCATGAGATTAGAATATATTCTCGAGGGATATGAAAAAGAGTTTCCAGAGAAATACAAAAAACTGATGTCTTCCGGCTTGAGCTCTACAGAACGTCTGATTAGCCTCGTGCAGTCTCTCTACGAGCACGCAACATTAGGAGCAGAGGCTACAAAAATGGAAAGATGCTGTTTAAAGTCTATCATACAGAATGTTGTTTCGGACCTAGCCTTATATGAGCGTGACAACTTTGAAATGGTTGTCGATGCACTACCTGCGATTTGGGGTAATAATGCACTGCTGTACCAGCTTTTGATGAATCTTATTGGAAACGCAGTTAAGTATAACGACAAAGTAGAGCAAAAAATTGCTATACGTTCTCTCGGAATCAAACAGCGACCGTTGGGGCAATTTCTAGAAATTGAGCTTCAAGATAATGGGCCAGGTATAAGAGCTAATATTCGAGAGGAAGTGTTCTCGTTATTTCAGCGAGGAAAGTCTGACTCAACGACTAGAGATGGAGCCGGAATTGGGCTCGCTACAGCAAAACATATCGTTGAGCTGCATGGTGGAAGTATTGAAATTGTTGATAGTATGGATCCGGCGCTAGGAGCCACCTTTCATATCGCATTGCCGTTGCAGTCCATTCCAGCTCCCATCTAA
- a CDS encoding CBS domain-containing protein: MKANDIMTKSVVTCATDAPIRLIARRMSQYGCGILPVVSKEEDKSLVGVITDRDIVCRVIADGVDLKHASASLFMSYPVVTVTPHTPLCECTRILRANEIRRLIVVDELGKCLGVVSQVDIDRTLSKRGKRISSEATGI, from the coding sequence ATGAAAGCGAATGATATCATGACAAAGAGTGTCGTTACATGTGCTACCGATGCACCGATTAGACTCATTGCAAGAAGAATGAGTCAGTATGGTTGTGGAATATTGCCAGTTGTTTCAAAAGAGGAAGATAAGTCCCTTGTTGGAGTCATTACTGACCGGGATATCGTTTGTCGTGTCATTGCTGATGGTGTTGACCTCAAACATGCATCTGCTTCTCTGTTTATGTCGTATCCAGTAGTTACTGTTACTCCTCATACCCCCCTCTGTGAATGTACTCGTATCTTGAGAGCTAATGAGATTCGAAGGCTGATAGTAGTTGATGAATTAGGAAAATGTTTGGGTGTTGTATCTCAGGTTGATATTGATAGAACGCTGAGTAAAAGAGGAAAACGTATTTCATCTGAAGCAACAGGAATTTGA
- a CDS encoding MinD/ParA family protein, whose product MSPFGFNWNLKREGIVVSKLSLQVCQESLKRRGTEVAARVMSFTSGKGGVGKTHIVSNLAVALAGRGKSVLMLDADLGLANIDVVLGVQVTLTIHDFLEGRAELKDIVVSGPAGIDIIPAASGVDSILQLTQHERAHLLHAIEELAYGYDYLLIDTPAGIGPEVLSFNGASQEIVCIVTPEPTSLTDAYALIKVLSRRFGERSINVLVNNVASERMATETFKRFDEVVHQYLNVELQYLGWIPQDPIVSKATRIQRPFYLEYPSEPASKGIEKITSSLEDNFIRSRVKGGVQFFFRQLLETDINGERQHS is encoded by the coding sequence ATGAGCCCGTTTGGGTTCAATTGGAATCTTAAAAGAGAGGGAATTGTTGTGTCGAAGTTATCATTGCAGGTATGTCAAGAATCACTCAAAAGAAGGGGAACTGAAGTGGCAGCGAGAGTCATGAGTTTTACGAGTGGAAAAGGCGGAGTTGGAAAGACTCATATCGTATCGAATCTTGCGGTTGCTCTTGCTGGACGAGGGAAAAGCGTCTTAATGCTGGATGCGGACTTAGGACTGGCAAATATCGATGTGGTACTTGGCGTTCAGGTTACCCTTACTATCCATGATTTTCTCGAAGGCCGAGCTGAGTTAAAAGATATCGTTGTTTCAGGCCCAGCAGGAATTGATATCATACCTGCAGCAAGTGGAGTGGATTCAATACTTCAACTCACTCAACATGAGAGAGCCCATTTATTGCATGCTATTGAAGAGCTTGCATACGGGTATGATTATCTGCTTATCGATACTCCTGCTGGTATCGGACCTGAAGTGCTTTCATTTAATGGAGCTTCTCAAGAAATTGTTTGTATTGTCACTCCTGAGCCAACGTCTCTTACAGATGCCTATGCACTAATAAAGGTACTATCGCGTCGTTTTGGAGAGCGCTCTATCAATGTGCTGGTTAATAACGTGGCAAGCGAGCGAATGGCGACTGAGACGTTTAAGCGCTTTGATGAGGTAGTTCATCAGTACTTAAATGTTGAGCTTCAATACCTAGGATGGATACCACAAGATCCGATTGTATCGAAGGCTACTCGCATCCAGCGACCATTCTACTTGGAGTATCCAAGTGAGCCTGCCTCAAAGGGAATAGAAAAGATTACCTCATCCCTCGAAGATAATTTTATTCGTTCTCGTGTTAAGGGAGGCGTACAATTTTTCTTTAGACAACTATTAGAGACTGATATCAATGGCGAAAGACAGCACTCATAA
- a CDS encoding BON domain-containing protein: MPRKGKIREQDTQEGYRAEGMNSFLPNDYSSPPKSLVSPVEQRVSNKKREDSHYEYQEIKDVHEDGDSKMEQIFCEQVSADTTLDGSGVVISVIDGVLHLSGIVSSDESRERLMQLAGSLEGVKKVEDTIRVRPYVSIRYCNSTGQSSGTSGVRASISIERERK; this comes from the coding sequence ATGCCAAGGAAGGGAAAGATTCGAGAGCAGGACACTCAGGAGGGATATAGAGCAGAAGGAATGAATAGCTTTCTGCCAAATGACTACTCTTCACCGCCAAAGTCTCTTGTTTCACCTGTTGAACAGAGGGTCTCAAATAAAAAAAGAGAAGATTCGCATTATGAATATCAAGAAATAAAGGATGTTCATGAAGACGGCGATAGCAAGATGGAGCAAATATTCTGCGAGCAAGTTAGCGCTGATACAACCTTAGATGGTTCTGGAGTGGTAATATCTGTGATCGATGGAGTGCTACATCTTAGTGGTATTGTTTCTTCTGATGAAAGTCGAGAAAGGCTGATGCAACTCGCAGGTAGCCTAGAGGGAGTAAAAAAAGTTGAAGATACGATTAGAGTGCGCCCCTATGTTTCTATCCGATATTGTAACTCCACTGGCCAGAGTAGTGGAACCTCAGGGGTTAGAGCTTCCATTTCGATAGAACGAGAGCGAAAGTAA